One Haliaeetus albicilla chromosome 11, bHalAlb1.1, whole genome shotgun sequence genomic window carries:
- the HABP2 gene encoding hyaluronan-binding protein 2 isoform X1: MIVACLKKRRQEEKANFKKKTSARMVNSALTLQVLPLVVLLGSTHLCASHFFFFIDLLHDQADEYEYYDEYTQPDQDPLLQQQSSEDPDWFEAFFGYSDTGRADPCSSNPCKNNGRCENRGSSFSCLCPEPYAGTTCEKVKNMCLEKRCHGGDCLITLTPPYFQCRCNHPYKKPDCQRASSPCRPDPCKNGGICIRHRIRSKFTCKCPEPFSGRFCEIGPDDCYEKASSKYRGSVNQAVNGKTCLHWNSHVLLDYPINAFMEDADSYGIGEHNFCRNPDEDEKPWCYIRKSHKVEWDFCDVSPCSGTAEESLWPTDSSTDPPGSNEIFKTCGQPEIQRPLTRIYGGAKTTAGKHPWVASLQIKTSKRNTHFCGGVLIQACWVLTAGHCIEQPAENLQVALGKQNLKKKEHQEQIFDVEKIIVHYKYREKDGVPHNDIALLKLKPVDGHCAVETKYVKTACLPHFFFPVGTDCFISGWGMTETDEESHQLLDANVKLISQKKCSAPRAYDHILDESMFCAGNLRRPRADSCQGDSGGPLTCVENGSYYVYGLVSWGDGCGLKNKPGVYTQVTTFLSWIKSKIQSESRSLH, translated from the exons GcttcccatttcttcttctttatcGACCTGCTGCATG acCAGGCTGATGAATACGAGTACTACGACGAGTACACGCAACCGGACCAGGaccccctcctccagcagcagtcCTCGGAGGACCCCGACTGGTTCGAGGCATTTTTTGGCTACAGCGATACTGGAAGAG CAGACCCATGCTCCTCCAACCCCTGCAAGAACAACGGTAGGTGTGAAAACAGAGGAAGCAGCTTCAGCTGTCTCTGCCCCGAGCCATACGCTGGGACTACGTGTGAGAAAG TGAAGAACATGTGTCTGGAGAAGCGTTGCCATGGTGGAGACTGCCTGATTACATTAACCCCACCTTATTTTCAGTGCAGATGCAATCATCCCTACAAGAAACCCGACTGCCAACGAG CATCTTCACCGTGCAGGCCAGACCCTTGCAAAAATGGAGGTATCTGCATACGGCACAGAATCAGATCCAAATTCACCTGCAAGTGCCCTGAACCTTTCAGCGGGAGGTTCTGCGAGATCG GACCAGATGATTGTTATGAAAAGGCCTCCTCTAAGTACAGAGGAAGTGTGAACCAAGCGGTGAATGGCAAGACCTGCCTGCACTGGAATTCCCACGTTCTCTTGGACTACCCTATTAATGCCTTTATGGAGGACGCTGACTCTTATGGCATCGGTGAACATAACTTCTGCAG GAACCCCGATGAGGATGAAAAACCCTGGTGCTACATCAGAAAAAGTCACAAAGTGGAATGGGACTTCTGTGACGTTTCACCCTGCTCAGGAACAG CTGAAGAGAGCCTATGGCCAACAGACAGCTCAACAGACCCACCTGGAtcaaatgaaatattcaaaacatGTGGACAACCAGAAATTCAAAGGCCACTCACGAGGATCTATGGTGGAGCTAAGACTACAGCTGGCAAACATCCCTGGGTGGCATCTCTGCAGATAAAGACTTCAAAAAGGAACACACATTTCTGTGGTGGAGTGCTAATTCAAGCATGCTGGGTTCTTACTGCCGGGCACTGCATTGA gcaaCCAGCAGAAAATCTTCAGGTAGCCCTTGGAAAGCAAAacctcaagaagaaagagcatcAAGAGCAAATATTTGATGTGGAGAAGATCATCGTACATTACAAATACAGAGAGAAGGATGGTGTCCCACACAATGATATCG CACTACTGAAATTGAAGCCAGTTGATGGTCACTGTGCAGTGGAAACAAAGTATGTGAAAACAGCGTGTCTGCCGCACTTCTTCTTTCCCGTTGGGACTGACTGCTTCATTTCTGGATGGGGCATGACAGAGACAG ATGAAGAATCCCATCAGCTGCTAGATGCCAATGTCAAGctgatttcacagaagaaatgcagTGCACCCAGAGCATATGATCACATACTGGATGAAAGCATGTTTTGTGCAGGAAATCTTCGGAGACCCAGAGCCGATTCTTGTCAG GGAGACTCCGGAGGCCCACTAACTTGTGTAGAAAATGGCTCCTACTATGTATATGGCCTTGTGAGCTGGGGTGATGGATGCGGGTTAAAGAACAAGCCAGGAGTTTATACCCAGGTGACAACATTTCTCAGTTGGATTAAATCCAAAATTCAGTCTGAGTCAAGGTCACTTCATTAG
- the HABP2 gene encoding hyaluronan-binding protein 2 isoform X2 — protein sequence MIVACLKKRRQEEKANFKKKTSARMVNSALTLQVLPLVVLLGSTHLCASHFFFFIDLLHDQADEYEYYDEYTQPDQDPLLQQQSSEDPDWFEAFFGYSDTGRDPCSSNPCKNNGRCENRGSSFSCLCPEPYAGTTCEKVKNMCLEKRCHGGDCLITLTPPYFQCRCNHPYKKPDCQRASSPCRPDPCKNGGICIRHRIRSKFTCKCPEPFSGRFCEIGPDDCYEKASSKYRGSVNQAVNGKTCLHWNSHVLLDYPINAFMEDADSYGIGEHNFCRNPDEDEKPWCYIRKSHKVEWDFCDVSPCSGTAEESLWPTDSSTDPPGSNEIFKTCGQPEIQRPLTRIYGGAKTTAGKHPWVASLQIKTSKRNTHFCGGVLIQACWVLTAGHCIEQPAENLQVALGKQNLKKKEHQEQIFDVEKIIVHYKYREKDGVPHNDIALLKLKPVDGHCAVETKYVKTACLPHFFFPVGTDCFISGWGMTETDEESHQLLDANVKLISQKKCSAPRAYDHILDESMFCAGNLRRPRADSCQGDSGGPLTCVENGSYYVYGLVSWGDGCGLKNKPGVYTQVTTFLSWIKSKIQSESRSLH from the exons GcttcccatttcttcttctttatcGACCTGCTGCATG acCAGGCTGATGAATACGAGTACTACGACGAGTACACGCAACCGGACCAGGaccccctcctccagcagcagtcCTCGGAGGACCCCGACTGGTTCGAGGCATTTTTTGGCTACAGCGATACTGGAAGAG ACCCATGCTCCTCCAACCCCTGCAAGAACAACGGTAGGTGTGAAAACAGAGGAAGCAGCTTCAGCTGTCTCTGCCCCGAGCCATACGCTGGGACTACGTGTGAGAAAG TGAAGAACATGTGTCTGGAGAAGCGTTGCCATGGTGGAGACTGCCTGATTACATTAACCCCACCTTATTTTCAGTGCAGATGCAATCATCCCTACAAGAAACCCGACTGCCAACGAG CATCTTCACCGTGCAGGCCAGACCCTTGCAAAAATGGAGGTATCTGCATACGGCACAGAATCAGATCCAAATTCACCTGCAAGTGCCCTGAACCTTTCAGCGGGAGGTTCTGCGAGATCG GACCAGATGATTGTTATGAAAAGGCCTCCTCTAAGTACAGAGGAAGTGTGAACCAAGCGGTGAATGGCAAGACCTGCCTGCACTGGAATTCCCACGTTCTCTTGGACTACCCTATTAATGCCTTTATGGAGGACGCTGACTCTTATGGCATCGGTGAACATAACTTCTGCAG GAACCCCGATGAGGATGAAAAACCCTGGTGCTACATCAGAAAAAGTCACAAAGTGGAATGGGACTTCTGTGACGTTTCACCCTGCTCAGGAACAG CTGAAGAGAGCCTATGGCCAACAGACAGCTCAACAGACCCACCTGGAtcaaatgaaatattcaaaacatGTGGACAACCAGAAATTCAAAGGCCACTCACGAGGATCTATGGTGGAGCTAAGACTACAGCTGGCAAACATCCCTGGGTGGCATCTCTGCAGATAAAGACTTCAAAAAGGAACACACATTTCTGTGGTGGAGTGCTAATTCAAGCATGCTGGGTTCTTACTGCCGGGCACTGCATTGA gcaaCCAGCAGAAAATCTTCAGGTAGCCCTTGGAAAGCAAAacctcaagaagaaagagcatcAAGAGCAAATATTTGATGTGGAGAAGATCATCGTACATTACAAATACAGAGAGAAGGATGGTGTCCCACACAATGATATCG CACTACTGAAATTGAAGCCAGTTGATGGTCACTGTGCAGTGGAAACAAAGTATGTGAAAACAGCGTGTCTGCCGCACTTCTTCTTTCCCGTTGGGACTGACTGCTTCATTTCTGGATGGGGCATGACAGAGACAG ATGAAGAATCCCATCAGCTGCTAGATGCCAATGTCAAGctgatttcacagaagaaatgcagTGCACCCAGAGCATATGATCACATACTGGATGAAAGCATGTTTTGTGCAGGAAATCTTCGGAGACCCAGAGCCGATTCTTGTCAG GGAGACTCCGGAGGCCCACTAACTTGTGTAGAAAATGGCTCCTACTATGTATATGGCCTTGTGAGCTGGGGTGATGGATGCGGGTTAAAGAACAAGCCAGGAGTTTATACCCAGGTGACAACATTTCTCAGTTGGATTAAATCCAAAATTCAGTCTGAGTCAAGGTCACTTCATTAG